One stretch of Pomacea canaliculata isolate SZHN2017 linkage group LG11, ASM307304v1, whole genome shotgun sequence DNA includes these proteins:
- the LOC112575381 gene encoding ELAV-like protein 1-B isoform X2 yields MEDVGQGLGEESPTNLIINYLPQTLTDEEYRSMFLSIGPIKSAKIIRDKATGYSYGFGFVDYQHAADAERAIQTLNGLQLQNKRIKVARARMGGENIKGANLYIRNLPIPWTENELNKLFEPYGKIIQSRVLVDLQTGVSKRVGFVLYNTRQEAEAAIRSVSGTTPEGCTEPILIKFADDNSKKMRPPNVQYVPSPIFPGHGPGPMRNQGNRFRYNPMSGNYNVQSSTLNGGYVIFAYNIGNNATERTLWQLFSPFGTVQKVNVVMEPGKGVCKGYGFVTMTNFQEAQNAINHLNGFYFQGRPLQVSFKT; encoded by the exons ATGGAAGATGTTGGTCAAGGTCTTGGGGAAGAAAGCCCAACCAACCTTATCATCAATTATCTGCCACAGACCCTGACAGATGAGGAATACCGTTCCATGTTTCTCAGCATTGGGCCCATCAAGTCTGCAAAGATCATCCGAGACAAAGCCACAGGTTACAGCTATGGGTTTGGGTTTGTAGACTACCAGCATGCAGCTGATGCAGAGCGAGCAATccagacactgaatggcttgcAGTTGCAGAATAAGCGTATCAAGGTTGCCAGAGCTCGAATGGGAGGAGAAAACATAAAGGGAGCTAACTTGTATATCCGCAATCTTCCAATCCCCTGGACAGAGAATGAGCTTAACAAACTGTTTGAGCCCTATGGCAAGATCATCCAGTCAAGGGTGTTGGTGGACCTTCAGACGGGAGTCTCCAAGCGTGTTGGCTTTGTGCTCTACAACACTCGACAGGAAGCAGAAGCAGCTATTCGCTCTGTTAGTGGAACCACTCCAGAAGGCTGCACAGAACCAATTCTAAtcaaatttgctgatgacaactCTAAAAAGATGCGGCCACCAAATGTGCAGTATGTTCCCAGTCCAATATTTCCTGGGCATGGCCCAGGACCCATGCGAAATCAGGGCAACAGGTTCCGGTACAACCCCATGTCTGGTAACTACAATGTGCAGAGTTCTACATTGAAT GGAGGTTATGTCATCTTTGCCTATAACATTGGCAATAATGCAACAGAGCGCACACTGTGGCAGCTGTTTTCTCCCTTCGGCACTGTGCAAAAAGTGAATGTGGTGATGGAACCAGGGAAGGGTGTGTGCAAGGGCTATGGTTTTGTCACAATGACAAACTTTCAAGAAGCACAAAATGCAATCAACCATTTAAATGGATTTTACTTCCAAGGTCGACCCCTGCAGGTTTCTTTCAAGACATAA
- the LOC112575381 gene encoding ELAV-like protein 1-B isoform X1 — protein sequence MEDVGQGLGEESPTNLIINYLPQTLTDEEYRSMFLSIGPIKSAKIIRDKATGYSYGFGFVDYQHAADAERAIQTLNGLQLQNKRIKVARARMGGENIKGANLYIRNLPIPWTENELNKLFEPYGKIIQSRVLVDLQTGVSKRVGFVLYNTRQEAEAAIRSVSGTTPEGCTEPILIKFADDNSKKMRPPNVQYVPSPIFPGHGPGPMRNQGNRFRYNPMSGNYNVQSSTLNVSQGGYVIFAYNIGNNATERTLWQLFSPFGTVQKVNVVMEPGKGVCKGYGFVTMTNFQEAQNAINHLNGFYFQGRPLQVSFKT from the exons ATGGAAGATGTTGGTCAAGGTCTTGGGGAAGAAAGCCCAACCAACCTTATCATCAATTATCTGCCACAGACCCTGACAGATGAGGAATACCGTTCCATGTTTCTCAGCATTGGGCCCATCAAGTCTGCAAAGATCATCCGAGACAAAGCCACAGGTTACAGCTATGGGTTTGGGTTTGTAGACTACCAGCATGCAGCTGATGCAGAGCGAGCAATccagacactgaatggcttgcAGTTGCAGAATAAGCGTATCAAGGTTGCCAGAGCTCGAATGGGAGGAGAAAACATAAAGGGAGCTAACTTGTATATCCGCAATCTTCCAATCCCCTGGACAGAGAATGAGCTTAACAAACTGTTTGAGCCCTATGGCAAGATCATCCAGTCAAGGGTGTTGGTGGACCTTCAGACGGGAGTCTCCAAGCGTGTTGGCTTTGTGCTCTACAACACTCGACAGGAAGCAGAAGCAGCTATTCGCTCTGTTAGTGGAACCACTCCAGAAGGCTGCACAGAACCAATTCTAAtcaaatttgctgatgacaactCTAAAAAGATGCGGCCACCAAATGTGCAGTATGTTCCCAGTCCAATATTTCCTGGGCATGGCCCAGGACCCATGCGAAATCAGGGCAACAGGTTCCGGTACAACCCCATGTCTGGTAACTACAATGTGCAGAGTTCTACATTGAATGTAAGCCAG GGAGGTTATGTCATCTTTGCCTATAACATTGGCAATAATGCAACAGAGCGCACACTGTGGCAGCTGTTTTCTCCCTTCGGCACTGTGCAAAAAGTGAATGTGGTGATGGAACCAGGGAAGGGTGTGTGCAAGGGCTATGGTTTTGTCACAATGACAAACTTTCAAGAAGCACAAAATGCAATCAACCATTTAAATGGATTTTACTTCCAAGGTCGACCCCTGCAGGTTTCTTTCAAGACATAA
- the LOC112575379 gene encoding uncharacterized protein LOC112575379: protein MGDNATSENSRIDWDVGDEDLNPAVAIADNDDDEENATRLKGQHTRAKHACDAEDDVNAPDDDGVICKSSQCASSQSRSKQDAPSSRCRKPMPVSPGPQQCVSPSDSEISRIRARLGGDTSGLEEDEEVDKSRLMQYAEVLYKCALCTTLPCILTSKASFLSHVEEQHLNSPQHGEHAPKCSHCDLHFATTSDLTEHVACAHHDSSTDNDDSDDSCDSKLREKLVYSEKTEAEFHKQLSLKMEIDEREVDENSDSDEGGEAFLRRKSSLSRSEAKTPASDSLYRLQKLAEQILQSQVSKMEMPSGFALEGTVTLHPSFTPEFGRYTKLVREGGNIVYFCQVCNVKCQVKAAFHVHCNGIHHHNKVRIADKNSKDSAVSDNGCNHKASSLLTRSKEATAPPNQVVSRGTLLKVPLVPHCSERVTSAMDTALTFLPCNASMRGESESISTALRHDEIKSAAPPTRDVTAVRATSDSSDSDGSTIGADHKSAMSPDRGSLGHLHGNHRKRRKPYAPKAVRGERWRSLPADTRSCASPESLHSIQLVKDTVTASSDKENSGNSPRKVASSPPRGPQVHSPISIIHRDSVVTDDSHEVQKRVKLEYSDENVLLSDNIKTSPKIVERSHHVHSSDDEDPLDSAKAAVRKRKLLDSETEITNEAEECGEHAQSKHTIYPCPLCGFHADNSQLQEKHFLLVHNVNIGSDVSLSDSFGGQNNEGWKVMKIREVLSGLIEESARGSVSRDLLLQRVSLLLDCPQAVTWGPACNRAVREEHPHSVAQRKGKFKKTYFFGVSLIQRRGEEDDEEDVEEFESLTSRPLRDMTQDLEQILENLPSLLRWTGHVQKGVSRDEVLRALAELVGETEVQHWGVQCNRAVRMLFPHVEMKRKGKYKTTVYFGVGFTSDRQASDKVRDTTSPPPSDQSERTWTSPSGLSAIPSHAWAAYLLSFGHKLH, encoded by the exons ATGGGGGACAATGCCACCAGCGAAAACAGCCGCATAGACTGGGATGTCGGCGACGAGGACTTGAACCCGGCTGTTGCtattgctgataatgatgacgacgaagagAATGCGACGCGCTTGAAGGGTCAGCACACGAGAGCTAAGCATGCGTGCGATGCTGAAGACGATGTCAACGCTCCAGATGACGACGGGGTCATCTGTAAAAGTTCTCAATGTGCCTCATCACAGTCGCGCTCCAAACAAGATGCGCCCTCTTCGCGATGTAGAAAGCCCATGCCTGTAAGCCCTGGGCCTCAGCAGTGTGTGTCTCCCTCAGACAGTGAAATCTCGCGCATACGTGCCCGCCTAGGCGGCGACACTTCCGGTTTGGAGGAAGACGAAGAAGTAGACAAGAGCAGGTTGATGCAGTACGCGGAGGTTTTGTACAAGTGCGCCCTCTGTACGACCTTGCCCTGCATCCTGACCTCCAAGGCCAGCTTCTTGTCGCACGTCGAAGAACAGCACTTAAACAGTCCGCAGCATGGAGAGCACGCGCCCAAGTGCTCTCATTGTGATCTGCATTTCGccacgacctctgacctcacgGAGCATGTAGCCTGCGCACATCACGACAGTTCTACGGACAACGATGACAGTGACGATTCGTGCGACTCTAAATTACGCGAAAAGCTAGTCTACTCAGAGAAAACGGAGGCAGAGTTTCACAAACAATTGTCATTGAAAATGGAAATCGATGAGCGCGAGGTCGACGAGAACAGTGACAGTGACGAGGGAGGGGAAGCCTTCCTGAGAAGAAAATCGTCGCTGTCGCGTTCTGAAGCCAAGACACCAGCCAGTGACAGCCTGTATCGCCTTCAGAAGTTGGCGGAACAGATTTTACAGTCACAGGTGAGCAAGATGGAAATGCCGAGTGGTTTCGCTCTGGAAGGGACGGTGACCCTACACCCCAGCTTCACACCCGAGTTCGGTCGCTACACCAAGCTGGTGCGGGAAGGGGGCAACATCGTCTACTTCTGTCAAGTGTGCAATGTCAAGTGCCAGGTCAAGGCTGCATTTCACGTGCACTGCAACGGCATCCACCACCACAACAAGGTGCGCATCGCCGATAAGAACAGCAAAGACAGCGCGGTCAGCGACAACGGTTGTAACCACAAAGCCAGCAGCTTGTTAACTAGGTCGAAAGAGGCAACTGCACCACCTAACCAGGTCGTGTCAAGGGGCACGCTACTGAAGGTGCCTCTGGTTCCCCACTGTTCTGAGCGTGTGACCTCTGCCATGGACACGGCCTTGACCTTTCTGCCCTGTAACGCGTCCATGAGGGGGGAGTCAGAGAGCATCAGCACTGCTTTACGTCacgatgagataaaatctgcAGCGCCACCTACCAGGGACGTCACCGCGGTGCGTGCCACCAGCGACTCCAGCGACAGCGACGGCAGCACTATCGGAGCAGACCACAAATCCGCCATGTCGCCTGACCGCGGGTCGCTGGGTCATCTCCATGGCAACCATCGTAAGAGACGGAAGCCGTATGCTCCGAAGGCAGTGCGTGGCGAGCGATGGCGGAGTCTCCCCGCGGATACCAGAAGCTGTGCTTCACCAGAAAGTCTTCATTCCATCCAGCTTGTTAAAGATACCGTTACTGCTAGCAGCGATAAagaaaactctggaaattcccCACGTAAAGTTGCATCATCTCCACCTAGGGGTCCTCAAGTACATTCACCCATATCTATCATTCACCGCGACTCCGTTGTGACAGACGACAGCCACGAGGTGCAAAAGCGCGTGAAACTTGAATATAGCGATGAAAACGTTCTTCTGTCGGATAATATTAAAACATCGCCCAAGATTGTTGAACGCTCGCATCATGTTCACAGTTCGGATGACGAAGATCCACTGGACAGCGCTAAGGCTGCCGTCCGGAAGCGGAAGTTACTCGACAGTGAGACCGAGATCACAAATGAGGCTGAAGAGTGTGGCGAGCATGCGCAGTCAAAGCACACTATCTACCCATGTCCTCTGTGCGGTTTTCATGCGGACAACTCCCAGCTGCAGGAAAAGCACTTCCTGTTGGTGCACAATGTCAACataggaagtgacgtcagcttgTCGGACAGCTTTGGTGGACAGAACAACGAAGGCTGGAAAGTAATGAAAATTCGAGAAGTTCTTTCTG GGTTGATAGAAGAAAGTGCGCGGGGCAGTGTATCGCGGGACCTGCTGCTTCAGAGGGTCAGTCTCTTGTTGGACTGTCCTCAGGCGGTCACGTGGGGTCCGGCCTGCAACCGCGCAGTCCGCGAGGAGCATCCCCACAGCGTGGCACAGCGCAAGGGCAAGTTCAAGAA GACCTACTTCTTCGGCGTGAGTCTCATTCAGCGTAGAGGGGAAGAAGATGACGAGGAGGATGTGGAGGAGTTTGAAAGCCTGACCTCTCGACCTCTACGCGATATGACACAGGACCTGGAGCAAATCCTTGAAAACTTGCCAA GTTTGCTGCGTTGGACAGGGCATGTGCAGAAAGGGGTGTCACGTGACGAAGTGCTGCGCGCGCTGGCGGAACTGGTTGGCGAGACGGAAGTGCAGCACTGGGGCGTGCAGTGCAACAGAGCAGTGCGCATGCTGTTCCCTCACGTGGAAATGAAACGCAAGggcaaatacaaaac TACAGTCTACTTTGGAGTGGGCTTTACCAGCGACAGACAAGCCTCG gataaggTCAGAGACAccacctccccacccccttcCGACCAGTCGGAGCGCACTTGGACCAGTCCCTCGGGCTTGTCGGCCATTCCATCTCACGCCTGGGCTGCGTATCTCCTCAGTTTCGGCCACAAACTCCATTGA